A stretch of the Chanos chanos chromosome 1, fChaCha1.1, whole genome shotgun sequence genome encodes the following:
- the ier5l gene encoding immediate early response gene 5-like protein, translating into MINTMEGALDAQSLISISLRKIHNSRTQRGGIKLHKNLLVSYVLRNARQVYMNEKYAEIYRMQQYEEVMTVCNEIQELNPLDLVEDCEEQTGDCCGSGVGSESPSLCSALLPVSHQAAVQSAHIQSANACSAPLPLQSEEVCKSTDSSFYRSCCAEAYPVTNCDFSPVNNMHCNKTTVLDLDTHVVTTVENGYLHQDCCASLQQCCQGAQNPAKKRKVDFGYYVSEVEEVPDFTPCKRAKFEDCSYANTEQLDTSNISNLISIFGSGFSGLVSKQADFEQALNGQFCSKQALASLGAWTRAIVAF; encoded by the coding sequence ATGATCAACACAATGGAGGGTGCACTGGATGCACAAAGTCTAATTTCGATTTCTTTACGGAAAATCCACAACTCTCGGACGCAGAGAGGAGGAATCAAACTGCACAAAAACCTTCTGGTCTCGTACGTCCTGAGGAACGCGAGGCAAGTCTACATGAACGAGAAGTACGCGGAAATCTACAGAATGCAGCAGTATGAAGAGGTAATGACCGTCTGCAATGAGATTCAGGAGCTGAACCCGCTTGATTTGGTGGAGGACTGCGAGGAGCAGACCGGGGACTGTTGCGGCAGTGGCGTTGGGAGCGAGTCGCCTAGCCTCTGCAGCGCGCTCTTGCCAGTAAGCCACCAAGCAGCGGTGCAGTCAGCTCACATACAGTCAGCCAACGCTTGCTCGGCGCCACTGCCTCTCCAAAGCGAAGAGGTCTGCAAGTCGACGGATTCCTCTTTCTACCGAAGTTGCTGTGCGGAAGCTTACCCCGTCACGAACTGCGACTTTTCCCCGGTAAACAACATGCACTGCAATAAAACGACAGTGCTTGATTTGGATACGCATGTAGTTACCACAGTGGAGAATGGGTACTTGCATCAAGACTGCTGCGCCTCGCTCCAACAGTGCTGCCAGGGCGCACAGAACCCGGCCAAGAAACGAAAGGTTGACTTTGGTTACTACGTGTCCGAAGTCGAGGAGGTACCGGATTTTACACCGTGTAAAAGAGCGAAATTCGAGGACTGTTCCTACGCGAACACAGAACAGTTGGACACGTCGAACATTTCCAATCTGATCTCGATCTTCGGATCGGGGTTTTCGGGGCTGGTTAGCAAACAGGCGGACTTTGAGCAAGCCTTAAACGGACAGTTTTGTAGCAAACAAGCCCTAGCGAGTCTAGGAGCATGGACAAGAGCTATTGTAGCTTTTTGA